From the genome of Verrucomicrobiia bacterium, one region includes:
- the purM gene encoding phosphoribosylformylglycinamidine cyclo-ligase, translating into MKQKAYAAAGVDIDLGNKVKATLPRLLASTHRREVLGKVGGFGGLFALDVKKYREPILVSSVDGVGTKLKLAFALDRHDTIGADLVNHCVNDIAVIGAEPLFFLDYLGTGKLEPHVFTEIIKGFARACAENHCALIGGETAQMPGFYQPGEYDVSGTIVGVVEKSRMLNGPKTIRRGDVVIGIESSGLHTNGYSLARKIFFEQLKLKTFSRIPGSKLTLGEELLKVHVSYGPLVQKLLARFNKSAIGNRQSAIRAFAHITGGGFVDNIPRVLPETLDVVIKKGSWDMLPIFQLIEQQSGVPDEELYQVFNMGIGMVALVAADQADAALKFIKAQKHKAWLIGEVVKGNGEARVE; encoded by the coding sequence ATGAAACAGAAAGCCTACGCCGCTGCCGGCGTTGACATTGACCTCGGGAATAAAGTCAAAGCCACGCTGCCGCGATTGCTCGCCAGCACGCACCGCCGGGAAGTGCTGGGGAAGGTGGGCGGCTTCGGCGGTTTGTTCGCGCTCGACGTGAAGAAATATCGCGAACCGATTCTCGTCAGCAGCGTGGATGGCGTCGGGACAAAACTGAAACTCGCGTTCGCCTTGGATCGGCATGACACGATTGGCGCTGATTTGGTGAACCATTGCGTCAACGACATCGCGGTCATCGGCGCCGAACCGCTGTTCTTTCTCGATTACCTCGGCACGGGCAAACTTGAGCCGCACGTCTTCACTGAAATCATCAAGGGCTTTGCCCGCGCCTGCGCGGAAAATCACTGCGCGCTTATCGGCGGCGAAACCGCGCAGATGCCCGGTTTTTATCAACCCGGTGAATACGATGTGAGCGGGACGATCGTTGGCGTGGTGGAGAAATCCCGCATGCTCAACGGCCCGAAAACCATCCGGCGCGGTGACGTCGTCATCGGCATTGAATCCAGCGGACTGCACACGAACGGTTATTCGCTCGCGCGCAAAATTTTCTTCGAGCAATTGAAGCTGAAAACCTTCAGCCGCATCCCCGGCTCGAAGCTCACGCTCGGTGAAGAACTCTTGAAGGTTCATGTGAGCTACGGCCCGCTTGTTCAAAAGCTGCTCGCGCGTTTTAACAAATCGGCAATCGGCAATCGGCAATCGGCAATCCGGGCCTTTGCCCACATCACTGGTGGTGGTTTCGTGGACAATATCCCGCGCGTGCTGCCGGAGACGCTCGATGTCGTCATCAAGAAAGGTTCGTGGGACATGCTGCCCATCTTCCAGCTCATCGAGCAGCAGAGCGGTGTGCCGGATGAGGAATTGTATCAAGTCTTCAACATGGGCATCGGCATGGTCGCCCTCGTCGCGGCGGACCAGGCGGACGCCGCGCTGAAATTCATCAAGGCGCAAAAGCACAAGGCTTGGCTCATCGGCGAAGTCGTCAAAGGTAATGGCGAGGCGCGGGTGGAATAA
- a CDS encoding LysM peptidoglycan-binding domain-containing protein yields MFWRLILGVSLLANLGLALWWYHASSPAAVPPTAAPVATESINVTNSRTAVIVRPQFFSWQELESSNYATYLKNLRAIGCPEETIRDILLADVNQMLREKYLSGFTAPKANPRWWTNFRANDGGRDEQASVTNFLEERNTIMTQLFGAGWQKDYGRDPSATHPPSNQVLATLEADSSLRNLTADQKQLVVQVLSSTADSELESLAAVQAAESSDWAALSTALSPDQLELVKLHFSSWAEQLREKLDGLFGFDTQPEEFRSIYRNTADLQTRLAALAGQSDDAANDERAALDTELETAIRNSLTPARYELYVRLNDPAYVSAMYEVKASERNVTPDTLALIYAIKREQNAEQQRIENDPTLTHSQREIELKQLELDQLKAVTLAYGDELPPEPETSTPPKPEPMKSHNVRPGEGLNQIADTYGVAPEVLRAANPNLNFDHLPAGTKINVPLRYLYPLPP; encoded by the coding sequence ATGTTCTGGCGTCTCATTTTAGGAGTCTCGCTGCTCGCCAACCTCGGGCTGGCCTTGTGGTGGTATCACGCCAGTTCGCCCGCCGCCGTGCCCCCGACCGCGGCGCCAGTGGCCACCGAATCCATCAACGTAACCAACTCCCGCACCGCGGTCATTGTGCGGCCACAATTCTTCTCCTGGCAGGAATTGGAATCATCGAACTACGCCACCTACCTGAAAAACCTGCGGGCGATTGGTTGTCCGGAAGAAACCATCCGCGACATTCTGCTGGCGGACGTGAATCAGATGTTACGCGAAAAATATTTATCTGGTTTCACCGCCCCCAAAGCCAATCCCCGCTGGTGGACCAATTTTCGCGCCAACGATGGGGGGCGCGATGAACAAGCCTCGGTCACCAATTTTCTGGAAGAGCGCAACACCATCATGACGCAGTTATTCGGGGCGGGCTGGCAAAAAGATTATGGGCGCGATCCGTCAGCAACTCACCCGCCAAGCAATCAAGTTCTCGCCACTCTGGAAGCCGACAGCAGCTTGCGAAATTTAACCGCTGATCAGAAGCAACTCGTGGTTCAAGTATTGTCGTCAACGGCCGATTCGGAACTGGAAAGTCTCGCCGCAGTTCAAGCGGCCGAATCGTCCGATTGGGCCGCGCTCAGCACCGCGCTTAGTCCCGACCAGTTGGAACTGGTTAAATTGCACTTCTCAAGCTGGGCGGAACAGCTTCGTGAAAAATTGGACGGTCTGTTCGGATTCGACACGCAGCCGGAAGAGTTTCGCAGCATCTACCGCAACACCGCTGACCTTCAGACGCGCCTGGCGGCGTTGGCCGGGCAAAGTGATGATGCGGCTAATGACGAGCGCGCCGCTCTCGACACCGAACTCGAAACCGCCATCCGCAACTCGTTGACCCCGGCGCGCTACGAGCTTTACGTCCGGCTGAACGATCCCGCTTATGTTTCCGCAATGTATGAAGTCAAAGCCAGTGAGCGCAACGTGACCCCGGACACATTGGCGTTGATTTATGCCATTAAACGGGAACAAAACGCCGAACAACAGCGCATCGAGAATGACCCGACCCTGACCCATTCCCAACGAGAAATCGAATTGAAACAACTGGAACTGGACCAGCTCAAAGCGGTCACTCTGGCGTACGGCGATGAACTTCCTCCCGAACCTGAAACATCCACTCCGCCAAAACCCGAACCGATGAAAAGCCACAACGTCCGTCCGGGTGAAGGCTTGAATCAAATCGCCGACACCTACGGCGTGGCCCCGGAGGTTTTGCGCGCGGCCAATCCCAATCTGAATTTCGACCACCTCCCCGCCGGCACCAAAATCAATGTGCCGTTGCGCTATCTCTATCCGTTACCCCCGTGA
- the dtd gene encoding D-aminoacyl-tRNA deacylase: MRAVIQRVSGATVSIAGQVRGEIGPGLLVLLAIAEDDTTADGEWLAGKIVRLRIFPDAAGLMNCSVSEMEGEILLISQFTLFASTRKGNRPSFIRSARPEVAIPLYEQFQTRLAQQLGKAVATGEFGAEMQVNLTNDGPVTIIIDSKQRE; the protein is encoded by the coding sequence ATGCGCGCGGTAATTCAACGCGTCAGTGGCGCCACCGTCAGCATCGCCGGGCAGGTGCGCGGCGAGATTGGTCCCGGCCTGCTGGTGTTGCTGGCCATCGCCGAGGATGACACCACCGCGGACGGCGAATGGTTGGCGGGTAAGATCGTGCGCCTGCGGATTTTTCCCGATGCCGCCGGTTTGATGAATTGCTCCGTAAGCGAGATGGAGGGTGAAATTCTCCTGATCAGTCAGTTCACACTTTTTGCCAGCACCCGGAAAGGCAACCGTCCTTCCTTCATTCGCTCGGCCCGACCCGAAGTGGCCATTCCGCTTTACGAACAATTCCAAACCAGGCTGGCCCAGCAACTGGGAAAAGCGGTGGCCACCGGTGAATTCGGCGCCGAAATGCAAGTGAACCTGACCAACGACGGCCCCGTCACCATCATCATTGATTCAAAACAGCGGGAGTGA